From the genome of Caloenas nicobarica isolate bCalNic1 chromosome 14, bCalNic1.hap1, whole genome shotgun sequence:
GCCAGAAGGGAAACAGTGTCCAATTTCCAAAACATTAAAAGCAAGCACTATGTGGTGTTAAAATTAAGCCAGAGTCCCCAACAGTCTAAGCATTTACTCCTAGACATTTGCTGGCAGGTGCTTCCATTTCCCCTCCATCCTCTGTGCTCCACAGGGACCGCTGGGTACTGCAGCAGCCTCCACCAGTGCTCTCACTTGCGTATGCATCCTGTTCGGAGTCCCACGGTATCGCAGAGAGAGTCAAGTGTCTCATCAAGGACTGCGTCGAGGCGGGGTGCTGATGTGAGCTCCACTGATGAATCACACCAAGGAAAGATAAGCGATGGGGAATGTAATTGTGCATGAACATAACATCCCCGTCTGGCCAGGAATTgaattttaatgcagttttatGCTGTACTTGTAATTCTGTGATGCCAGTGCTTGTCTGCACTACAAGCTGCCTCTTACTGTCAGCAGGATGCCAGTAAAGGCCCCTGAAATAGAGAGCTCGGAATGATGCTAACTGAGGCCAGGAACACTACGTGCAGCACTGCTTTGGGAATTTGAGGCCAAGAATGGCTTCAGGCAGGTTTTCCTCATGATGGCTGAAATGATCCATGTCtggggcacacagcagtgtatTGGGGGGAACAATTTGTGGCTTCAGTACAGGTGAAGTCGAGGAGACTCCAAAACCAGAAGATAGAAAATGAATCCTAAAAGCACGTCAGACCTGCTTATTTGAGCAAACAGCTCTGTGAGGACGTACCCTTCCGAGTTGTTAAACTGAACTCAGATGTCAAAAGGCACACACAACACCCAAACCGCCTGTGGCCAAAACAGCGCACTTTCACATGAACGTACGTCCTAACAGACGGGTGATAATAACTTCTCTTGGCAGTGGAAGAGATGTCTAGGTAAATGCAAATACTGGTTACAGATAGTAACATCCACTACGAAAGATCCTGCCCCACTGACACAGCTCCACCGACCCTTCGGTGACAGAGATCCAACATTTTTCTAGGCTGCAAGCCTCAAAGCCAAACCACTGAATCAGAACGCTGGAAAATGGCCCGGACCTTCCTCTGCACTGCTGGGAAGAACAGAACAGCCTGTGCTGAGATGAAAGGTGGGGAAATTTGCCTCACCGATGCAGGAGGTACGTCACCAGCTCAGCTTTATGTCATGCATCTGTCTTGCTTAAGTCCTATCTCTTTGgatgttcttttatttctcagtaCTAAATTAACCTTGTCTTGCATCACCAATAATTGCACACTCCCTCTCTAAAAATTGCATGTTCTTCCTCTCTACTGCCCCAGTAACAGGCTGAGGGAATCACAAGCTGTAGTttgacttgcattttctttagcaaacttttttaaattcaggttATTTTTAACCTGGCTCGATTCCCAAATTAGATTCACTGCTTGGCAGCGTGAGAAGATGTACCAGCACACAGAAAGAGGGGAGTGTGTGCTACAGATGTGGAAGAAGGTCTGGGTGCCCAGAGGGAGAGCTCGGGCTTGCACTGCTGCTAGATGAAGTGCCTGTGGAGACACAGCCTTGGCTTCTAATTTTTCACGTGCATTCACAAAGAGGTCTAAGAACTTGTCCTAAAGCACACAAGAGCCATGGGGGCTGTTTACACCTGAGAACACACTGCCACTCTTGGGAATAGAGGTGATTTCCTAAGATTTGTCCTCAGCTTACCTTAGGTAGACAAAACCATTAGGTGGCCATTATCACTCTGTGCCACTTCAGGTCACCTCTTTACTGTCTCCCaaaggcaaaggaggagagcaTAGGTGTAATAGCAAGGACAGGAGAGTTTAAAGTGCCAAAAAAGAGTCCAGGACTGAAACAACCACCAGCACCCCCTTGGTAAATCCAGAAGAGCCTGGGCTTGAGCCTGTCGGGCGTGCATCTCGTCCCCTCAGCAAAAAGAAGGCAAATACAAACCACTGATTCTCCAGGAACTCCATCCTGCCCTCCTGCTATGCAGCTCATAATCTGGCAGGTCAGTGAGAGCTGTCAGTGGTCTGCAGATAATTTGTGGGAGGCACTCAGGACCCTGCAGTTTGGCCCCTGGGAGAACTTTGGGCCTCACACACTGTAAGGTTgggaaggatttttcttctgtgtgcttGAGCACCATGATACAGAACTAGTGCAACAGAAACACAGGGATATGAGTTGCAAGACTGTGACTGTCTCAGGAGGTAAATGAAGCATGGCTTGCAGACAACAGCATTCATTACTGAGTAACAGGAACAAAAATGGAGCAGCTTTTCAGGACACAATctcttgaaaaagaaagtttggcACTGGGAAGACGTACTTGGTGTTTAGTTATGTCAAGAGAAAAAGGTGGTTAATACCTGTAGAGCAGAAAGAGATGAGCTAAGAGCAGAGGTGGAAAGTCTGGTGTGTCAGAGACAGAAGTAATTATCACCTGAAGAACAGTGATGGTTTGTACAGTAAGGTTGGATGGAAACAGCAAAAACCTGTAAAATCAATATGGTtagactgtgaaggaaacaagGTTTACCGAGAGTTGCCTTCATAGATCTGCAGTTACCCTATAGCTGAAAACACCGGCTTAGTTTCTGGGATCAGCTTCTCTTAATGAGGTTTTCATTTCCTCAAAGCTTATTTACTTTTCCAGGTTAGTACTCTGTAAGCCAGGTCTCCCAAGGAAACACAAGAGAAATCACAGATGAAATCCTGCTACTTAAAAATGCTTCTCCAACagaagcagttaaaataaaaaaaatctgcagcctTTGAAAAGCCAGTGTGAAAGagttaaaaaagagaaaggtcaGCAAGCTGTATGGAAGCATTGCCTTGTGCAGGCAGCATCTGGCAGCAGGAACCCCTAAACCGTCTCCAGCCTGAACCAACTGCTGATGAGCTTTtaccctgtgctgctgcagagccagcactgCCTTCCCTCTGCAGGGCTGACTCACTCTGCAGCGCACACTCCCAGGCAGGCAATCTGCCACACTACAGAGGACTATTTATGTGCCAGCAGACGCCACCTCTTTTCATCGGGCACTCTACTGAGTCTGTCATTTCACGCTCTGAGGCTGcctgttctcctcttccaaaCCAAAGTCAGTCCTTGCCAGACGGGACTGGACTGCACTCTGATCTAGCGTGCTGCTGTCAGTAAATGAAGGAAAGAGACCAGAATGTCCGTAATTTCTTAATACCCAGAATCACTTGAGAAATTTGCTGATGCAATAACATCAGTGAAGGATCTGAAATGCGAGTTTTCAGCCAGGAGTCATCAATGAGGATCTAGAGCATCACTGTCAGAAAACACCTAGTCAATGCAGCATGCTCAGATTGTTAATTTTACTCCTGGCATACTTGCAGGTACTCAGTGCAATCCTCCACCTATACGTGCAAACcccagcttttgttttctctctgttctcctgACTTACATGGGTTTATATATTAATGAGAAAGGCTTAATGTTCCATCGCATGAACAAAAATGCCATCGATAGGATTTTGCCTGCGTATGGTTACATAAGCATTGATCGCCACCCTGAGCCTAGTAAAATGCCTTCTGCAAGGTGTCACCAAGGTACAACAGGATCTTAGAGTTCCTATAGACCAGTGCCTTCAAATTGTTTATTTCTCTTAGAAGCGAGGGCTACAATCAGTATTTAGTTGCTCTCTTGAATGCAATTCACCCATATTCTTGTAAATCAGCAAAAAACAAGGCTCACAACAAGTTCCCTTTAAAGATGGTAAAACCAGACTTTAAACATGTTtgcagctccagccaggacCTTCTCCTGTCCTGctacacaggaaaaatacaattGCACTCACCAGAACTACAAAATGTATGTGGCATGCTTTCCAGCCAGCCTGAATTTGTGGTTCACCCCTCCCAGCTGCAAGGTCTGCCAGACTCCACATGAAATACTAAGAAAGCACTCATTGCAATCAGTGCTGAAAGAACTATGCTAtagtttctataaatatttatgactCCTGGGTAAAGTCTCATTCAGAAGTTTAGAATCCACTACTCTTGCTGAGGAAAAGTATGATCAACCCAACTCAGCCCAGAAAATTTTCCTTTACTGCAAGCAATGCTCCAAGAGATATCCAAGATTTTCCTTAAATCAGCTTACACCTCTATACAGCCACCACTGCTCAGACTGCCATGAAGAAAAGCCCttctgaaacacaaaaccagcagcagagcccaccCCAAAGCCAAGCAGCTGACAGCTTATTAGACAATGCAGACAGATCAGCTTTTCACTAAACATATTAAGTCAATTTGGTAATAATCATTGATGACCAACAATTGTTAAAACTACACCTGCACAAGAGTCTGAAAACACATACTAGCACAATGATTAGCTCACAGCCAAAGACTCCTGAATGGTCTCCAGTTTGGAAAACAGCTACCCAACAGGTACACGAGGTGCCACCAGGCCTGGTCTGGTGAGTGCTCCTACCAGGTGAGAAGCTTCAAATGTAGCCACAGCAAATTCCTCATGCTCTGGCCGTAGCTCTTTATGGTACTTACACCAGACTTGTTTGCTGCACAGGTACATAGATGAAATATATACACCACATCTGCATTCCCAAACAGGGCTGCAGACCAGGTTGTAACACCACTCCAGATTCCTCATCTTAGTTTGATTGCAAAGGTACTACTAGTACTAGATGTCTGTGTAATATTAACATTGACTTGAACAAAGTAAAGCTTGACCTGTTCTCCAAACTATACAACTCAGATTAAGGTGATACCCCTCCCAAAAGCAATTTGGAACAAACTTTGCCTTTGCAAGTGTCCAACATGTATTTCCCATATGAGCTCCAGTGCTGCTTTGCAACACTCAAAAATACTCAGAAGAGAAAGCTGCTACAGCATTTACTAGCTGCAAACCAGATCTTCTCAGACCAAATGCTTCCCACTTTACAAGTTAAAGATACGAATTCTTGAACAAACCCATTTTGTTGATGAGACCATTGTTCAGACACTTTAGAGGCAATTGCTGCTACCAGTGCAGCTTTCCAACAAGTCTCTGCAGAGCCGTCACAAGGACAAGCTGCCTGGGAGGCCCTTCAGCAGCTCCTGTTCCCTGTCACCCACCACAGCCTGTGCCCTTCACACCCTTGCTCCAACACCCCATCTGCTGAGGCCACACTGCACAGTCTGTTACATGGCATCACTGCACACCAGAGCAAAGATGCACTGCTTCATCAGGGTGAGCACAGCACTGCAACAGCCTTGCGTTCCTGCTGATGGGCAGAAGCTGTCCCAGGACAAAGAGGGAATGGTTTAGCAGCGATGACAGCATCGCTTCTGCATGGTGCTCAAGTCACTTCAAGAACCTGCCACCCCCTAAAGGAACCCCTCTTCTTCCtaaaggagcagcagaagcatGAAATCAGAGGCAGAGTACTCATTACAGCAATGTAGTGAGGAAGTTTTATTTGGAAACATGGTATAAGTTTGTAACCCAACACTGGGTGCACGACTCTGATGCCGGAGCATACGCGGTTACTACTGAAACACAGGAGTGTTTCGGACAATTGCTGTAATAAAACACGAAATTCTCATACTCCAATACCAGGACACTACAGCAATCTTTAGAATCAAAGTTACATCCAAGGAATTCTCTGCACTTACAATTGACCCCACAGTGTAATCTACCTATATATAAGATTAATATATATAGCATGGGAAATTGAAAATCCTTGCTCCATAGATGTATGAACATGTCAAGtcttttataaataaacatccagtgaagagaaaaaattacatttctagTTCATATTTATAAAGTACTAACAGCAATGGGTGGAAAATTGCACACAGGTCACCCCAAGCCATGCAGCAGGCTTGGAGCAGCCCATCCAATTTAATATTGAAGTACACACATGACAGACAAGTCACTAACATACAATGCGCATTTATAAGAGATCAACTACCAAATTGGGACAACTGTACACATTGGAGAGACCATTTTCATTctggagctttttttttaaacatggatTTGTTACATCTCTTTACATCATACCGCAATGTTTACTTTGTGGAGAGGATAAGGGCAACAATGAGGCCATAAAGACCCAAGACTTCAGCAAAGATCAAAATCAGGATCATGCCCACAAATAAcctgggctgctgtgctgttccCCGTACACCGGCATCGCCCACAATGCCGATGGCAAAGCCAGCAGCCAGACCACTGAGGCCCACGCTCAAGCCAGCGCCCAGCTGAAGAAAGCTCCTGTaggacagagaggaaaagagttTCAGTGGCAAGCAACAGGACACCCAACCCTTTGACTTCAGGCAAGCCTTTGGTTAATTCAAACATTTACAGGGAACCCCCTTCCTGCAGAAAGAGTTGCTATGCTGTTTAAGCAAGCACAGCCATGTCTCACAAAGCAGATGCTTCCTGAGATGCCTAGCTCTGATActttggggggcggggggaaaagGCAGCTATAAAAGATCTTTGGCTGCTACTCAGGGCTCATACACTAAGCCAAACTGTCAGGCCTGTGAGTTCATGTGGCCACCCAGCTTCTCAGTAGCCACTTCAGTCAGCTGCAGGCCCAGCGTGCTGCTAGAGCTGACCTGACTCCAGCCATGTGGGCCAGCACTTCCAGTGAAGCCTGCCCCACAATGCTGTGCAGCCTGTTAATAGCTGCTTTTGTCTCCCACCTTTAGCAACCTTGTTATACAGCCATAGCACATCCACATGACTATTAAGTCTCTTGCACTGCAAGAGCGGGACAGGAATGGTCTGGTCTTCCAGGCAGGGGTACTTGAGGACCAGTCCCTACCAGTATCTGCCCCCCCAATAACCACAGAGGAGCATTTGTACCTGCTGCTTCTTAGCTCATGGCTTATTAGGCCAACCACACTGCTCATCAGCTACAGCTTGTACAGTGACACAGATATCTACTGTTAGACCTCAGAAGCATTGTTTTATTCTGAGGTCCCAATCAAGTCAGTTCCAGCTGTTCTCAAAAGCCAAGGGCAGATTAAGTTTCAGACTATAGCTGGCTTCAGACTGTATAGCTTGAAGATTGATTTACCAGCACATAAAGCAGCAAGCGATATTAATTATTCACTTGCATCTCCCAGGCAACAGATTTAGACAGTCTGATAAGACAGTTTTGGAAAGACCTGTGTATGCCAGGTCTAGAATTTGGCACCATGAAACCAGCTTAGCCTCCTGTCCCAGTACCACCTGAACACTGCTTCTTTCCAGCCATAAACCACTGCATTATCTCTAGCAGTGGGATGTCTGATCTGTTGGCTAATACAGCAAACTAGTCAGGCAGCACTACCACTGAGGCATCAGCTGAAATCCAGTCCACGCTCCTAAACCCAGGCTAGGAGCATTTAGCATTGACAATCCTTCCAAGGCTCTTGAGCAAAACCCACCCATTCAGCAGCACCAAAATAGCATCAGGACAAACTTGAACAAAACCAATAGATGCAGCAACTTACTTGAATAATGTGATAGAAGATGAGAGGGCATTGGCAATGAGGACTGCCACTACGAGGCCATAGATAGCTATAATACCCGCCATGACAACAGGGATGATTGACTTCATGATGAGCTCAGGCCTCATGACAGACATGGCCGCAATACCTGTGCCACTCTTTGCTGTTCCATATGCAGCTCCCAAGGctggaagagggggaaaaaaaaaaagcattagacACATCCCCAGATACCATTTCCTTCACTAGGCTGCAGGATTAGAATAGCTGAGTCAGCACAAGGAAGAATTGTGCAAAACTAACAGTCATTTGACTACTTGGTTTGTCAGCCAGGAATATTCCTCTAAGGGATGAGGAAGTAACCTAACCAGAGTCCTAGACCAAAGCTACATCAATAAAAAGGTGCTGTTCAAACACTACTGATAACAGAATATCCTCTTTAAACTACCTTCACAGCAGGGTGTACTCGCCAGCAGACATTCATTCCCTTTCAGGAACCAAAACCCAAGGTCCAAATTCAAACTCATTACTTCAGAGTTTATGCCCTCACAGAGCCCACACTGCGAGGCTCTACTCTGCTGAACTGCAGatggaaaacagcaaagcagagctgaCTACCACAGCAGCATGTAATCCTGCTTTGAGCCACTTGGGCTGAGTTCTCAGATGCACCCAATGTTTAACAAGTCACCTTCCTGGGGCCTTTTCTTCCACAAAACCTATCTGCCTGGGGTTAAAGGTACCATTTCAGCTTCATCAGACACATACTGAGATAGCAACAAACTTACTTCACTCCTTGGAAAAAAGACTCTGCATGTGTCAATGGCCTCACCTGTGAAGGATTCACACTTGTTAATCCAACCACTGGAACCACAAAGGAGAGCATGGCCTGCAGGTTATTGAGGACCACAACCATCTTACCCCTAAGGTTTGCTGATCACCTGTGTAAACACTTGAGCATGCAGAGATCAACACAGGAATACAACACCTGGTTTTCAAAGCAGAACATGGGCTTATCACTTCCAACTGAGAACTGCTAGAAAGTCCCAAGGCACTCCCCCAAAAAGTAACTTCTGCCTTGAAAACTTCATATTCATCTCACAAAAGCTTCCATGAATACCTCATTCTTTGATTCTGAAGTACTTGAGAAGACCCCTTTCCTTTCCAGCATTGCTGTGAAGTACTCTAGGACCTACTTAGTTCTAGACTGCACACACCATCACCCAAGAGATGATATGCAGGTCAGCAGCCACCCAGGACCAAGTCCTTGAAGCAGCAAGGCAAGGTATGTGGAAGGGTAGGTAGCCTCTTTTTCAGACACTGTCAGGCTGATATTCAAAGGTAACAGCCCTATTTTGTAGGAAAATGCTCTTGCCTGCTCTAAAAGGCTCCTGCAGACTATTAAAACTGTAGAAATTTCAAATCTTTGTACTGTTCAGAGACCTACTATTTGAGTTGGCTTCACCAACTTAAAAACTAAGGTTTCTACAAGAAAAAGCTGCTTGTTCCACAAAGATCCATAGCTGCCTCTTACACCAGCATCCAAGTGTGATATGGTGCACCTTGCCTCAAAAGGCTGCTGGGAGGTATTCATAGGGTTTAAGGTATGTGCTTTCCTGCTTCTCACTCAGCATTTACATAAAGCCAATCTTTGAGCAGTCAGGAACTGAGCAGTAATCCTGGCTTTGCACTAAAACTTCAGATTAACAGAGGTAGCACCACTGCACTAACCCAAGACTCACTGTCAGAATGTTCAGTTTCAGTTACAAAAACTTGAAGGAAAAGCCTCATTATCATTTGTTCTGTACTAGCAAACCTCTTGAACTTTGACTATCACCAACCAGATGTAAAGGGCTGTTCAGTGCGATTCAGAACTACAATCCATCTCAGCAGGAAGCCTGAGGCAAGAGCAGAACATGGGTTTTACTTGCAAATGTTTGCTGAGCCTGGAAACTAGTGCATAGGCTTAGCTAGCAATGTCAGTGATGGTACTGTTTATGGGTCTAGCCCCTAGGAAGTCTAGAAAGAAACCACTAATTTGAATTATGAACCTTTTCTGTTGGGTGAAGCATTTTCTAAAGACTAGAAGTACGTGGAATCAAGATTCAGGCTCTCTAGACTTCTAACTGGCTATAGCATTTAAAACCACTTCTAGTCTGGAATCTTTTATAAACCCCTCCAGAAACACAAAGGCTCATGAAGGAAGTTCACTATTTAAAATTAGATCAGTCATTACTTCCTCCAAATCTGAAGTCCCTTAAGGGTGTTGCAATTAATGCAGTGATGGATTACAGCAGCTGGTTTTGTAATCACACTTACAGAAAGTCAGCCTGCTTAAACTTTTGGGGAGGGACAGACCAATGCAAGTTCATCAATTCCCAGTTATTAAATCCCAATTCTAGGGAACAGGCAAGAGCTAATGCCTTGAACTTGGTCTAGAGACAATACCAAATAAAGTCTACATGTACTGTGGCAGTTAGTTTTCCcattaggttttttttggtgcacACTCACAGCTGCAGGCTTGGCACATCTACTCCCAGTGAAGCCTTTACCAGCATCCTGACCAACACATGTACACTGGAGACCCCTCCAGCTGCATCTCCAGTATCTTCCAAGGCAGCTTGTCTTACTGCTCTTCACTAGCCTGACAAGTTCTCCTCGCACCTTTTACAATAGCCAATATCACAGTCCAGGTGGCAGAGATGGTTGATATCCATTTCCCACCATGACACAGCCATATGATGGCACAGCTATTCAGTTATTTGACATTTAGGTCAATCCTCCTGCACATCTTGACTTCCATCTCTTGGCAGCTGTTAATATCTGAAGCACATATGCTTCATACACTTCATTTAAATATCCCTGATGAACTGGAAGGACAGGTTTTCTAAAACCGTCTCAGTGAATAGGGTTTGAAGAGATCTATGTGGAAGACAGTGAAAATGGAGCAAGAGCTGTACCACTGTTACACACCAAGACTCCATGTATTTGCTTCAGATGATACAGCTCCATTAACTCCAACATACAGACCAATTAAGCTGCAACACTACCTTTAAAGGATACAAACACATTGCTGTTGGAACATTTACCTGGCAGCTGGAGAGGCAGCGCTTTGCCTACCCAGCTTTATCACAGAAGAAAGCCATTCTGGTCTATAACCAGAACTGTGCCACATGTTAAGTTCAATGATGTTATAATACAGAGAAGTCGCTTTGTGCGCCACTCAATACCACTTACTCCCAGTAAGCCCATTTTAAAGGttaatttgtttttgaaatacTTCTGAAGAGTAACTCCTTGAACTCACAAGCCAGAATAGATTTAGTACTGCTCCTGGGGGCAAAATGCATTCCCATGGGGCTGTGGATATTCTGCCCAGTACCCTGCCACAGCTGTTACTTTCTAGTAGTCAGAAGTGGTAGCAGAGGTGATACAGCTGTGCAGCTCCAAGATTAAACATAAACTAGAAAGCAACTTGCCATATAGGCAATAGCCTCAGTATGGACTGAAGGCTAGTTGTACTCTTGCCACTGCCAGGACTTTCGTAGTGCTTTGCCTCTGATACTCACCATCAGTACTTGAGCAGTCTGCAGTTTAGATCAAGTGCTAGCTCAAGTATTAGGACCAATCTTTTGTGGCTATAGCTACAGTGCTCAGTAAGGTCATGCACCAAGAACATTAATCTTGCAGCTAAGTCAGCTGCAAGTCACCTTGTGAAACACTCAATATAGAAAGAGGCCATTACCAGAAGCCTTGAACTGGTTCCGCAAAGCTCTGCAGACACACACCTATGGAGAGTGACGACATTATGAGGGGCCTTTGAGCCAGGAAACCATTTGCATAGATGCAGTTTCAGCAGTTGCAATA
Proteins encoded in this window:
- the ATP6V0C gene encoding V-type proton ATPase 16 kDa proteolipid subunit c, giving the protein MSSESTPEYASFFAVMGASAAMVFSALGAAYGTAKSGTGIAAMSVMRPELIMKSIIPVVMAGIIAIYGLVVAVLIANALSSSITLFKSFLQLGAGLSVGLSGLAAGFAIGIVGDAGVRGTAQQPRLFVGMILILIFAEVLGLYGLIVALILSTK